A window of Tautonia plasticadhaerens contains these coding sequences:
- a CDS encoding PIG-L deacetylase family protein has product MAGPPPRILLIGAHPDDADIKAGGTAAKWASLGFVVRLVSLTDGRAGHHETHGEPLALRRRAEAQAAAAVIGVTYEVLDHPDGELDDRLEYRLDLIRRIRSFRPDLIVTHRSTDYHPDHRFAGLLVQDASYLVTVPAICPDVPHLPTSPVILYFSDAFRRPCPFEPHVVVDIGDELDRLVAMLHCHRSQFYEWLPFNAGHPGEVPEGDDLRREWLAGRIRRRIEPLADRHRDLVVRTYDPGRGGQIRYIEAFEVSEFGAPLDAGARARLFPFLPASSSATSPFERKEWVDVPDAP; this is encoded by the coding sequence ATGGCGGGACCACCGCCGCGAATCCTGCTCATCGGCGCCCACCCGGATGACGCCGACATCAAGGCCGGCGGGACGGCGGCCAAATGGGCCTCGCTCGGCTTCGTCGTCCGCCTGGTGAGCCTGACCGACGGCCGGGCCGGGCACCACGAGACGCACGGCGAGCCGCTCGCCCTTCGCCGCCGGGCCGAGGCGCAGGCGGCCGCCGCGGTTATCGGCGTGACCTACGAGGTGCTCGACCACCCCGACGGCGAGCTGGACGATCGCCTGGAATATCGCCTCGACCTGATCCGCCGGATCCGGTCCTTCCGCCCCGACCTGATCGTCACGCATCGATCGACGGACTATCACCCCGACCATCGCTTCGCCGGGCTGCTCGTCCAGGATGCCTCGTACCTCGTCACCGTGCCCGCGATCTGCCCCGACGTGCCGCACCTGCCGACCAGCCCCGTGATCCTCTATTTCTCCGACGCCTTCAGGCGGCCGTGCCCCTTCGAGCCGCACGTCGTCGTCGACATCGGGGACGAGCTGGACCGCCTCGTGGCCATGCTGCACTGCCACCGGTCTCAGTTCTACGAATGGCTTCCCTTCAACGCCGGCCACCCCGGCGAGGTGCCGGAGGGGGACGACCTCCGCCGCGAGTGGCTGGCAGGTCGCATCCGACGCCGCATCGAGCCGCTCGCCGACCGCCATCGCGACTTGGTCGTCCGGACCTACGACCCCGGCCGGGGCGGGCAGATCCGCTACATCGAGGCGTTCGAGGTGTCGGAGTTCGGCGCGCCGCTGGACGCCGGGGCCCGCGCCCGCCTCTTCCCCTTCCTGCCCGCCTCGTCCTCCGCCACCTCGCCGTTCGAGCGGAAGGAGTGGGTCGACGTCCCCGACGCGCCATGA